Proteins found in one Zea mays cultivar B73 chromosome 1, Zm-B73-REFERENCE-NAM-5.0, whole genome shotgun sequence genomic segment:
- the LOC103649427 gene encoding xyloglucan galactosyltransferase KATAMARI1 homolog, translating into MQLSVANSIVQLLVKSGRKPGGSARSRRAVEVKGIEIKAAAAAKAKVLPPLRILAALAIAAWTLFLYVHFSVITGTVEVMSNGEDLADPCRGRYIYMHELPRRFNADIVHTCRNRKTEDHWGDICASLSNAGLGRPLDGDSVITGESGWYGTHQFALDAIFHNRMVQYECLTNHSAVASAVFVPFYAGFDFARYHWGYDNATRDAASVDLTEWLMARPEWRRMGGRDHFLVAGRTGWDFRRISNLGADWGNDLLVIPGARNMSVLVLESTLKRGTDFSVPYPTYFHPRSDADVLRWQDRVRGQRRTWLMAFVGAPRPDVQMSIRVRDHVIAQCKASGACAMLSCARTPSSRQCHRPANIMRLFQKATFCLQPPGDSCTRRSVFDSMVAGCIPVFFHTGSAYKQYPWHLPKDDHLRYSVYIPTADVRRRNVSIEAVLRAIPPATVARMQEEVIRLIPSLLYADPRSKLKTLKDAVAVAVDGILDTVARIKNGEEVNCGGPVDKDPPNLFASTASRFFPEGYVQAARGRSWTKGMQSRI; encoded by the exons ATGCAACTGAGCGTAGCCAACTCGATCGTACAACTG CTGGTCAAATCTGGACGTAAACCCGGCGGCAGTGCTCGATCGCGCCGGGCCGTCGAAGTGAAGGGAATCGAGAtcaaggcggcggcggcggcgaaggcGAAGGTATTGCCACCGCTGCGAATCCTCGCCGCCCTTGCGATAGCAGCATGGACCTTATTCCTGTACGTGCATTTCTCCGTGATCACCGGCACGGTGGAGGTGATGAGCAACGGCGAAGACCTCGCCGACCCCTGCCGGGGACGGTACATCTACATGCACGAGCTGCCGCGGCGTTTCAACGCCGACATCGTCCACACCTGCCGCAACCGCAAGACCGAGGACCACTGGGGCGACATCTGCGCCTCCCTTAGCAACGCGGGCCTCGGCCGTCCGCTCGACGGCGACAGCGTCATCACGGGCGAATCTGGGTGGTACGGCACGCACCAGTTCGCTCTGGACGCCATCTTCCACAACCGGATGGTTCAGTACGAGTGCCTGACCAACCACTCGGCCGTGGCATCCGCCGTGTTTGTCCCGTTCTACGCCGGCTTCGACTTCGCCCGCTACCATTGGGGCTACGACAACGCCACCAGGGACGCCGCGTCGGTGGACCTGACAGAGTGGCTCATGGCACGACCCGAGTGGCGGCGCATGGGAGGGCGCGACCACTTCCTCGTCGCCGGGCGAACGGGGTGGGACTTCCGGAGGATCAGCAACCTCGGCGCGGACTGGGGCAACGACCTCCTCGTCATCCCGGGAGCCCGGAACATGTCCGTGCTCGTGCTGGAATCCACGCTGAAACGCGGCACCGACTTCTCCGTGCCGTACCCGACTTACTTCCACCCTAGGTCGGATGCCGACGTGCTCCGGTGGCAGGACAGGGTGCGCGGCCAGCGCCGGACGTGGCTCATGGCGTTCGTGGGCGCGCCGCGACCGGACGTTCAGATGAGCATCCGGGTCCGGGATCACGTCATCGCGCAGTGCAAGGCGTCCGGCGCCTGCGCCATGCTGAGCTGCGCGCGCACCCCCAGCAGCAGGCAGTGCCACAGGCCCGCCAACATCATGCGGCTGTTCCAGAAGGCCACCTTCTGCCTGCAGCCGCCGGGCGACTCGTGCACGCGGCGGTCGGTGTTCGACTCGATGGTGGCCGGCTGCATCCCGGTGTTCTTCCACACGGGGTCCGCGTACAAGCAGTACCCGTGGCACCTCCCCAAGGACGACCACCTTAGGTACTCGGTGTACATCCCGACCGCGGACGTCAGGCGGCGCAACGTCAGCATCGAGGCCGTGCTCCGGGCGATCCCTCCGGCCACGGTAGCGCGGATGCAGGAGGAGGTGATCAGGCTCATCCCGAGTTTGTTGTACGCCGACCCCAGGTCGAAGCTGAAAACTCTCAAGGATgcggtcgccgtcgccgtcgatgGAATCCTGGACACGGTGGCGCGGATCAAGAACGGCGAGGAAGTCAACTGTGGCGGGCCAGTCGACAAGGATCCGCCGAACCTTTTTGCCTCGACAGCATCGAGGTTTTTCCCGGAGGGATATGTGCAAGCAGCTCGCGGCCGGAGCTGGACCAAGGGGATGCAATCGCGCATCTGA